In one Alnus glutinosa chromosome 14, dhAlnGlut1.1, whole genome shotgun sequence genomic region, the following are encoded:
- the LOC133858111 gene encoding S-adenosylmethionine carrier 1, chloroplastic/mitochondrial, with protein sequence MGPITLAGDARSSSVASSDACDRKMLNSLPGRRKPFASIKMGEEQPFDFFRTFFEGVIAGGTAGVVVETALYPIDTIKTRLQAAHGGGKIVLKGLYSGLAGNLAGVLPASAVFVGVYEPAKQKLLKMFPENLSAAAHFTAGAIGGLAASLIRVPTEVVKQRMQTGQFTSAPDAVRLIASKEGFKGFYAGYGSFLLRDLPFDAIQFCLYEQLRMGYKAAAQRDLNGPENAIIGAFAGALTGAITTPLDVVKTRLMVQGSANQYKGIFDCVQTIVREEGPPALLKGIGPRVLWIGIGGSIFFGVLESTKRSLAQRRPPLDQQPNKKHD encoded by the exons ATGGGTCCTATTACGCTAGCCGGCGATGCGAGAAGCTCTTCAGTAGCTTCATCAG ATGCATGTGacaggaaaatgttaaattcgCTGCCGGGAAGAAGAAAGCCATTTGCATCAATCAAAATGGGAGAAGAACAACCATTTGACTTTTTTCGTACTTTCTTTG AGGGTGTTATAGCAGGAGGTACAGCCGGTGTTGTTGTTGAGACAGCTTTATATCCCATTGATACTATAAAGACACGACTGCAG GCTGCGCATGGTGGTGGAAAAATAGTTTTGAAGGGCCTTTACTCTGGATTGGCTGGAAATCTTGCTGGTGTCTTACC GGCTTCTGCTGTATTTGTTGGTGTGTATGAACCTGCAAAGCAGAAATTGTTAAAGATGTTTCCCGAAAATCTTAGTGCTGCAGCTCATTTT ACTGCAGGGGCCATAGGAGGTCTTGCTGCTTCTCTCATTCGTGTTCCAACAGAG GTTGTTAAGCAAAGGATGCAGACGGGGCAATTTACTTCAGCTCCTGATGCTGTCCGCCTTATTGCTTCTAAGGAGGGCTTTAAAGGATTCTATGCG GGATATGGATCTTTCTTATTGCGGGATTTGCCATTTGATGCAATTCAATTTTGCCTCTATGAACAGCTTCGGATGGGTTATAAGGCAGCA GCACAGAGAGATCTAAACGGTCCTGAAAATGCCATCATTGGTGCTTTTGCTG GTGCACTAACTGGGGCTATAACTACTCCCCTTGATGTGGTTAAGACAAGGTTGATGGTTCAG GGATCTGCAAATCAGTACAAAGGAATCTTTGATTGTGTTCAAACTATCGTTAGGGAAGAGGGACCTCCTGCTTTATTGAAG ggCATTGGGCCAAGAGTACTGTGGATAGGCATAGGCGGTTCAATCTTTTTTGGTGTCCTTGAGAGCACTAAGCGGTCCCTCGCTCAGAGGCGTCCTCCACTTGATCAACAGCCGAATAAGAAACATGattga